The proteins below come from a single Phycisphaerae bacterium genomic window:
- a CDS encoding carbon-nitrogen hydrolase family protein, whose translation MNDRMCFKLAMGQMLVEGGRPEANLDRAEGMIAQAGRQDCAFIVLPECLDLGWTHPTARTLAEPIPGPRADRIASAARRAGVHVVAGLTERNGDRVYNAAILISPQGTILAKHRKINELTIGHDLYATGDILSVVETSCGVVGIDICADNFADSLVFGHALARMGAQVILSPSAWAVPADHDETSQPCTMLWIDSYSTLTRLYDLTVVGVSNVGWITGGPWRGRQCIGYSLAMGPGGRIIARGPYGHDAQALVVAEIELQPPIGRGTEVAAVLKARGYSGP comes from the coding sequence ATGAACGACCGCATGTGCTTCAAGTTAGCCATGGGCCAGATGCTGGTGGAGGGCGGAAGGCCTGAGGCGAACCTCGATCGGGCCGAGGGGATGATCGCCCAGGCCGGTCGACAGGATTGTGCGTTTATCGTGCTGCCCGAGTGCCTGGACCTGGGATGGACCCATCCGACGGCCCGCACACTGGCCGAGCCGATCCCTGGCCCGCGTGCGGACCGGATTGCCTCGGCCGCCCGTCGAGCCGGTGTGCACGTCGTTGCCGGCCTGACCGAACGGAACGGTGACCGCGTCTACAACGCCGCTATTCTGATTTCGCCCCAAGGCACGATCCTGGCCAAGCACCGGAAGATCAACGAGTTGACGATCGGACACGACCTCTACGCGACCGGCGACATTCTATCCGTTGTCGAGACCAGTTGCGGCGTTGTCGGCATCGATATCTGTGCGGACAACTTCGCCGACTCCCTGGTCTTCGGCCACGCCCTGGCCCGCATGGGCGCCCAGGTGATCCTCTCGCCCAGCGCTTGGGCCGTGCCCGCCGACCATGACGAAACGAGCCAGCCGTGTACCATGCTGTGGATCGACTCGTATTCCACTTTGACCCGGCTCTATGACCTCACCGTGGTCGGGGTAAGCAATGTCGGATGGATCACCGGTGGACCCTGGCGTGGCCGCCAGTGCATCGGCTACAGTCTGGCCATGGGCCCCGGCGGCCGGATCATCGCCCGCGGGCCCTACGGCCACGATGCTCAGGCCCTGGTTGTCGCTGAGATCGAGCTCCAACCACCGATCGGCCGTGGCACGGAAGTGGCCGCCGTGCTCAAGGCCCGAGGCTACAGCGGCCCGTGA
- a CDS encoding DEAD/DEAH box helicase translates to MPRSQSVERQLTLKDRLSRLTYAQACRLLGEDGARIIRSGAKHEIDIAQHVYLRGDLFRLRLPEAVVTITLSATAPNRLQYNCTSCRTVCEHVGAAFGLILEEKTVLGLAAPPGERTPVESLSEEELVRRAIEERLERARAERMRIRPVDGDRLWTDYLVTNVMSGKTYRVALRGWEPGDSYCSCPDFRINTLGTCKHILKVHRYAKAKYPASVLNRRYRQSELAVHLLYGKETELRLLVPEALDSETARIIQPLRNRAIEHVGDLVGRLQRLAALGREVTVYPDAEELINRRLFADRIASKVAEIRKNPKAHPLRKELLKTELLPYQMDGVAFAVGAGRSILADDMGLGKTIQGIGVSELLAREAEISRVLIVCPASVKAQWRSEIERFSYRDCQLVLGSARERVRQYENQCFFTVCNYEQVLRDILAIERVRWNLIILDEGQRIKNWEAKTSRVIKGLRSPFALVLSGTPLENRLEELYSVAQFVDDRRLGPAFRFLNRYRIADEDGRVLGYGNLAELRARLAPILLRRTRASVMQELPPRSTEIVRVTPTGEQLEIHDGSLYIVRQIVKKAYISEMDLLRLRKALLVCRMAADSTTLVNKEKPGYSSKLERLDELLERLLAEPDRKMIVFSEWTGMLDLIQPLLSKREARYIRLDGSVPQKKRQQIVHTFQREPDCRAIIMTNAGATGLNLQAADTVINVDLPWNPAVLEQRIGRAHRMGQKQPVQVFVLVTEQTIEEGMLRTLSLKHDLALAALDVDSNVDAVHLASNAEDLKRRLEVLLGRKPDAPVDESEKARKSQEADRLARREKIATAGGQLLAAGFTLLGELLGTKGAAEPSPTVTEQIKRHLADCIERDEQGRSKLSVLLPDDSLLDRIAETLSRLARGT, encoded by the coding sequence ATGCCGCGATCACAATCCGTCGAACGACAACTGACGCTCAAGGATCGATTGTCACGTCTGACCTACGCACAGGCCTGTCGCCTGCTCGGGGAGGACGGCGCACGCATCATCCGCAGCGGAGCCAAGCACGAAATCGATATCGCCCAGCATGTGTACCTTCGCGGGGACCTGTTTCGCCTGAGACTGCCCGAAGCTGTGGTGACCATCACGCTGTCGGCGACAGCGCCCAACCGCCTGCAATACAACTGCACGTCATGCAGGACGGTTTGCGAGCACGTCGGGGCGGCGTTCGGCCTCATTCTCGAGGAGAAGACGGTGTTGGGGCTAGCGGCGCCGCCGGGGGAGCGCACGCCCGTCGAGAGTCTCAGCGAAGAAGAACTTGTCAGGCGGGCGATTGAGGAACGCCTGGAACGTGCGCGGGCCGAACGGATGCGAATCCGCCCGGTGGACGGTGATCGCTTGTGGACGGACTACCTGGTCACGAATGTGATGTCCGGCAAAACCTACCGCGTGGCCCTGCGCGGCTGGGAGCCCGGCGACTCCTATTGCTCATGCCCCGATTTCCGCATCAATACATTGGGCACGTGTAAACACATCCTGAAGGTCCACCGATATGCCAAGGCAAAATATCCCGCCAGCGTCCTGAATCGGCGATACCGCCAGAGCGAACTCGCTGTTCACCTGCTGTACGGCAAGGAGACGGAGCTGCGACTGCTCGTGCCCGAGGCTCTCGATTCTGAAACTGCACGGATCATCCAGCCACTCCGGAATCGAGCCATCGAGCATGTTGGCGACTTGGTGGGGCGGCTACAAAGACTGGCCGCCCTGGGCCGTGAGGTCACGGTCTATCCTGATGCTGAGGAACTCATCAACCGTCGCCTGTTCGCGGACAGGATCGCTTCGAAGGTCGCGGAGATTCGGAAGAATCCCAAAGCCCACCCGCTGCGCAAAGAACTGCTGAAGACCGAACTCTTGCCCTATCAAATGGACGGCGTGGCCTTCGCGGTGGGAGCGGGCCGGTCGATTCTGGCCGACGACATGGGTTTGGGCAAGACGATCCAGGGCATAGGCGTGTCCGAGTTGCTCGCGCGGGAAGCGGAGATTTCCAGGGTATTGATCGTCTGCCCGGCCTCCGTGAAAGCGCAATGGCGCAGCGAAATCGAGCGTTTCTCATACCGTGACTGCCAGCTTGTGTTGGGCAGCGCGCGTGAGCGGGTCCGGCAATATGAGAATCAGTGCTTCTTCACCGTCTGCAACTACGAGCAGGTTCTGCGGGATATCCTGGCCATCGAGCGGGTCCGGTGGAACCTGATCATTCTGGACGAGGGCCAGCGGATCAAGAACTGGGAGGCGAAGACCAGCCGAGTCATCAAGGGACTCAGATCGCCATTTGCCCTCGTGCTGTCCGGGACGCCGCTGGAAAACCGGCTTGAGGAGCTCTACTCCGTGGCTCAGTTCGTCGACGATCGCCGCTTGGGGCCCGCCTTCCGTTTCCTCAACCGCTATCGGATTGCGGACGAGGACGGGAGAGTGCTCGGGTACGGTAATCTTGCGGAGTTGCGGGCGAGGCTCGCCCCGATTCTGCTCCGCCGCACGCGCGCCTCAGTCATGCAGGAGTTGCCGCCGCGATCGACAGAAATCGTCCGGGTCACCCCCACCGGGGAGCAGCTCGAAATACATGATGGCAGTCTGTACATCGTGAGGCAAATCGTCAAGAAGGCATACATTAGCGAGATGGATCTGCTGCGGCTGCGCAAGGCACTGCTGGTCTGCCGCATGGCCGCCGACAGCACGACGTTGGTCAACAAGGAGAAGCCGGGCTATTCGAGCAAGCTGGAGCGTCTTGACGAGCTCCTTGAGCGGCTCCTGGCCGAGCCGGACCGCAAGATGATCGTGTTCTCCGAGTGGACGGGCATGCTCGACCTCATCCAGCCGCTGCTGTCCAAGCGCGAGGCCCGCTACATCCGGCTCGACGGATCGGTGCCGCAGAAGAAACGGCAGCAGATCGTGCACACTTTTCAGCGGGAACCGGATTGCCGGGCGATCATCATGACCAACGCCGGGGCCACCGGCCTGAACCTGCAGGCGGCCGACACGGTGATCAACGTGGACCTGCCCTGGAACCCCGCCGTGCTGGAGCAGCGCATTGGCCGCGCCCACCGCATGGGCCAGAAGCAGCCGGTGCAGGTCTTTGTCCTGGTAACCGAACAGACCATTGAAGAGGGGATGCTGAGGACGTTGAGCCTCAAACACGATCTGGCGCTGGCTGCCTTGGATGTGGACTCCAACGTGGACGCCGTGCACTTGGCCAGCAACGCGGAAGACCTCAAACGGCGGCTCGAGGTGCTGTTGGGCCGCAAACCTGACGCGCCGGTGGACGAAAGCGAGAAGGCGAGGAAGTCGCAGGAAGCAGATCGTTTGGCCAGGCGCGAGAAGATCGCAACGGCCGGAGGTCAGCTTCTGGCCGCCGGTTTCACGCTGCTGGGCGAACTGCTGGGGACAAAGGGTGCAGCCGAGCCGTCACCAACCGTCACCGAACAAATCAAGAGGCACTTGGCCGACTGCATTGAGCGCGACGAACAAGGCCGTTCGAAGCTGAGCGTGTTGCTGCCGGACGACTCTCTTCTCGACCGCATCGCCGAAACCCTCTCCCGGTTGGCCAGGGGCACTTGA
- a CDS encoding prepilin-type N-terminal cleavage/methylation domain-containing protein: MRRRAFTLIEVLVVVTIIALLIAVLIPSLARARELSMRAVCQSNTHQLGLGWTIYAADFRGNLVSGVAAYWVDNQGWVKQYGNWDQRNPATFSAAAFTKGIREGALFKYVRNVDSYHCPAVKKGYETLTYSTTIAMNPSTPTNTFENWTAWTGAYADGRIPRNIGHIARPSSRIVFLDHFPEDADFLWAIYYDAPQLWNPIPGRHTKGTVMAFADGHSEYWRWTTKKMRAAAGETWEQCTDPGPLRGDRDFIRLYLATWEKKGPHGYPGAL; the protein is encoded by the coding sequence ATGAGACGCCGGGCTTTCACTCTCATCGAGGTACTGGTGGTGGTCACGATCATCGCTTTGTTGATCGCCGTCCTGATACCGTCCTTGGCTCGTGCCCGAGAGCTCTCCATGCGTGCCGTCTGCCAGAGTAACACGCACCAGTTAGGCCTGGGTTGGACGATCTATGCTGCGGATTTCAGGGGTAACCTGGTGAGTGGGGTGGCCGCCTACTGGGTGGACAACCAGGGCTGGGTCAAGCAATACGGGAATTGGGACCAGCGCAATCCCGCCACCTTTTCGGCGGCTGCTTTCACGAAGGGCATCAGGGAAGGCGCCCTGTTCAAGTACGTCCGCAACGTAGACTCCTATCATTGCCCGGCCGTCAAGAAGGGCTATGAGACCCTCACCTACAGCACGACCATCGCGATGAACCCGTCGACGCCGACCAACACCTTTGAGAACTGGACCGCCTGGACGGGGGCATACGCTGACGGGCGGATTCCCCGCAATATCGGCCACATCGCGAGGCCGTCGTCGCGCATCGTCTTTCTGGACCATTTCCCCGAGGATGCCGACTTCCTCTGGGCGATCTACTATGATGCTCCTCAACTGTGGAACCCGATCCCCGGTCGCCACACCAAAGGCACGGTCATGGCTTTTGCCGACGGCCACTCCGAGTACTGGCGATGGACAACCAAGAAGATGAGAGCCGCCGCGGGTGAGACCTGGGAACAATGCACTGATCCCGGCCCCCTGCGAGGCGACCGGGACTTCATCCGCCTCTATCTGGCCACCTGGGAGAAGAAGGGGCCGCACGGATATCCCGGCGCCCTGTGA
- a CDS encoding serpin family protein gives MTKRMVPHAVGACLVAMVSTASVWAETAAAERKSPKPGQPLNADAISVAKGSAAFGLDLYAQLRAMDGNLAFSPYSISTALAMTYSGAGGQTAEQMARVLHFEPAKGKIPPAFADLAMSLYTAGKDTHGSLDIANALWGQQGEQFLIPFLANNNEFYGAGFKQLDFAKSIEQARQAINAWVAEKTKDKIKELLQKEDVDASTRLVLTNAVYFRADWVSQFAPKLTKDAPFWLDANRKVNVPMMHQDARFPVATVGDELSLIELPYVGKRLSLVVLLPRKKDGLSGLEKSLDADKLAGWIEQTKPTPVRVSLPKFKISTRFNLSKTLAAMGMADAFDAAAADFSGMNGKVHDLCISNVIHQTELEVFEQGTEAAAATAVTMKRDRRSEAEFTVDHPFLFVLRDRETGSILFMGRVVDPKS, from the coding sequence ATGACGAAGAGAATGGTACCGCACGCCGTGGGAGCGTGCCTGGTGGCGATGGTTAGTACAGCGAGCGTGTGGGCGGAGACCGCCGCGGCGGAACGTAAGTCGCCGAAACCGGGGCAGCCCTTGAACGCCGACGCGATCAGCGTGGCGAAAGGCAGCGCCGCGTTCGGGCTGGATCTATACGCCCAGTTGCGGGCGATGGACGGTAACCTGGCATTTTCGCCGTACAGCATTTCGACGGCCCTGGCCATGACCTACTCGGGTGCCGGCGGCCAGACGGCGGAACAGATGGCCCGGGTGCTTCATTTCGAGCCGGCGAAGGGCAAGATACCCCCGGCGTTCGCGGATTTGGCGATGTCGCTGTACACGGCCGGCAAGGACACCCACGGCAGCCTGGACATCGCCAACGCCCTGTGGGGTCAGCAGGGAGAGCAGTTCCTCATTCCGTTCCTCGCGAACAACAACGAGTTCTACGGCGCGGGCTTCAAGCAACTCGATTTCGCCAAGAGCATCGAGCAGGCCCGGCAGGCCATCAACGCCTGGGTGGCCGAGAAGACCAAGGACAAGATCAAGGAGCTCCTTCAGAAGGAAGATGTCGACGCATCGACCCGGCTGGTGCTGACCAATGCCGTCTACTTCCGCGCGGACTGGGTGTCCCAGTTCGCCCCGAAGCTCACAAAGGACGCCCCGTTCTGGCTGGACGCGAACCGGAAGGTCAACGTGCCCATGATGCACCAGGATGCCAGGTTCCCGGTCGCGACCGTGGGGGACGAACTGAGTCTGATCGAATTGCCGTATGTGGGAAAACGGCTGAGTCTGGTTGTGTTGCTGCCGCGGAAGAAGGACGGACTGAGCGGGCTGGAGAAGTCGCTCGACGCGGACAAGCTCGCGGGTTGGATCGAGCAGACGAAGCCCACGCCGGTTCGTGTCTCGCTGCCCAAGTTCAAGATCAGTACACGGTTCAACCTCTCGAAGACGCTTGCGGCGATGGGCATGGCGGATGCGTTCGACGCCGCGGCCGCCGACTTCTCCGGCATGAACGGCAAGGTACACGACCTGTGCATCTCCAACGTGATCCATCAGACCGAACTCGAGGTCTTTGAGCAGGGAACCGAAGCGGCCGCGGCGACGGCCGTGACCATGAAACGCGACAGACGGAGCGAGGCCGAGTTCACCGTCGACCATCCGTTCCTGTTCGTTCTCCGCGACAGGGAGACGGGGAGCATTTTGTTCATGGGGCGAGTGGTGGATCCGAAGAGCTGA
- a CDS encoding SUMF1/EgtB/PvdO family nonheme iron enzyme: MAFCTCAVIPTRDLGHLRCRLRAAVLGTWLAFAMTVVSPAQGDPVEPADASILLSNSNCNYLSLGPQGPSSPYTNVSMFAIVRRFANSGSGSYVLSTGGPSCYRYAMGQSSSTRRLTFWLDSVTALDSGIPVEDNAWIAVAVAYDATAHRATFFHQRLTGPDGVTYQPSSYPLQTKTLTTAANPVTGGDEARIGHGSNAASTYMWDGGIAAPCLWHNYLVTATDFQGLLPGMSDVGRIPSDLGLPGDLQFWFAFSGRSVNQWADNAVAITDTSGRLLTATACKSSTGRYPVFDLAPWLPISFSAPRTSASRPVPRSWPFPYSAAFAIAHDNHSLLNREEYIRLLRWFNTDQTDPVHGAGLDMETTFSIWAFVGKGYRAGWGQENAFSYYEPLDRFSPVLKEKTADAAVIRQLIWDGLIDSLHGYGDFGSTSDYRPIFRPEYASAFIGDLTQHGLSLPPVWVNHGDGENTHNVGPATIQAGDNGGTTPAPEYHWHLTRQVGSGIWSWFAGNPSGLNSAYLFAVPDWSESRNPPCKPYTYDDGQRGYVFPRFAARILCRVADDGLAAVVPGTYATLTVSDAAMPGYAWSAADSVLIWSSSTHEVGHACLADAKHVGGVWTLTLGPQNQFRITQSAQNVHFYLIRCGYDSASCFWNMADYFDERILENLEARGALAIAYAHLEYYAYNPSMESYIGFTPARLAASYAGFRRLADRHHSGRIFVAGLSRMLRYSLVQNQVTYRLTQPRASIYRVTIDPTFTDGVLGVVSLTSEACMGLTFYKPTGLGLEVYLGDQPLDITQNPPDATGAASCTVNWIRLHSSLLQDDECPDDPDKTEPGACGCGVSEVDTDGDGTPDCVDECPADPAKVAPGRCGCDVSDVDTDADGTPDCVDECPADPAKVAPGRCGCGVSEVDTDGDGTPDCGVSEVDTDGDGTPDCVDECPADPAKTAPGQCGCNVPDVDTDADGTPDCADECPADPAKVAPGQCGCDVSDVDTDADGTPDCADECPADPAKVAPGRCGCDVSDVDTDADGTPDCADECPADPAKVAPGQCGCSVSDEDEDGDGVPDCLDACPNTYPWVSVDANGCPPTGIQDFELFVACFSGPVIPYREKCADWDLDVDGDVDQSDFGIFQLRFVPRRPPGVLSVAESDGFVGAGDQGGPFAPASKTYTLSNIGGRPISWTAEKTQAWVTLSRASGKLAAGVSDIVEIWFNAEASRLAAGSYSDTLTLTNATNARGNTARAVNLTVNVRVIPPGMVLVPAGEFNYQNGPPIYLATFFIDQYEVTNASYCEFLNNVDKTGAHYYPGMKIDQIGSKGSYSYTVKAGKANYPIQWVSYDDATAFAAWRSQTEGRAYRLPTEQEWEKAAGWDPEEQKLYRYGFHQDVINCLWCNYHPEGAGACVGGPTPVGYYNGTNGRNDAKSYYGCYDMSGNVLEWTESWYTVDQLRVIRGGSWEYAAMFCTVADRNNTSPAWRNITSGFRLVLPAE, from the coding sequence ATGGCATTCTGTACCTGCGCGGTGATTCCTACTCGCGATCTTGGCCACCTCCGGTGTCGCTTGCGGGCTGCAGTCCTGGGCACCTGGCTAGCGTTCGCCATGACCGTGGTCTCACCGGCACAGGGTGACCCGGTGGAGCCAGCCGACGCGTCCATCCTGCTGAGCAATTCGAACTGCAACTATCTGTCGTTGGGCCCACAGGGACCCTCGAGTCCGTACACCAACGTGAGCATGTTCGCTATCGTGCGGCGGTTCGCCAACAGCGGCAGCGGAAGCTATGTACTGTCCACCGGCGGTCCCAGTTGCTATCGCTATGCGATGGGCCAATCCAGTTCCACGCGGCGACTGACTTTCTGGCTCGACTCGGTCACCGCGCTTGATTCGGGCATCCCGGTCGAGGACAACGCTTGGATCGCGGTCGCAGTTGCCTATGACGCGACGGCCCACCGGGCGACGTTTTTTCATCAACGGCTCACCGGGCCGGACGGGGTCACCTATCAACCGAGTAGTTACCCTCTCCAGACAAAGACCCTGACAACCGCGGCGAATCCGGTGACCGGCGGTGACGAAGCCAGGATCGGGCATGGCTCCAACGCGGCCAGCACCTACATGTGGGATGGCGGGATTGCGGCACCGTGCCTGTGGCACAACTACCTTGTGACCGCCACCGACTTCCAAGGACTACTGCCCGGCATGTCAGACGTTGGCAGGATACCCTCCGACCTGGGTCTTCCGGGCGATCTGCAGTTCTGGTTCGCCTTCAGCGGACGATCAGTCAATCAATGGGCAGACAACGCGGTGGCAATCACTGACACTTCCGGCCGACTGCTGACCGCGACCGCGTGCAAGTCTTCCACCGGCCGGTATCCGGTCTTCGATCTTGCCCCGTGGCTGCCCATATCGTTCTCGGCGCCGCGAACCAGCGCGTCCAGGCCTGTTCCTCGCTCCTGGCCGTTTCCTTATTCCGCGGCCTTCGCCATTGCTCACGATAACCATAGCCTGCTGAACCGCGAGGAGTACATCCGTTTACTGCGCTGGTTCAACACCGACCAAACCGATCCGGTCCATGGAGCAGGGCTGGATATGGAAACAACATTCAGCATCTGGGCCTTCGTGGGCAAGGGCTATCGGGCCGGCTGGGGACAAGAGAATGCCTTCTCATACTACGAACCTTTGGATCGTTTCTCCCCCGTGCTGAAGGAGAAGACAGCCGACGCCGCCGTCATTCGCCAGTTGATTTGGGACGGCCTCATTGACAGCCTGCATGGATACGGCGATTTCGGGAGCACTTCGGACTATCGCCCCATCTTTCGGCCGGAGTACGCCTCCGCGTTCATCGGGGACCTGACCCAGCACGGCCTGAGTCTGCCCCCGGTCTGGGTGAATCACGGCGACGGAGAGAACACCCACAACGTCGGACCCGCGACGATTCAGGCGGGCGACAACGGAGGGACGACGCCCGCACCGGAGTATCATTGGCACCTCACCAGGCAGGTTGGAAGCGGGATCTGGAGCTGGTTCGCCGGCAACCCCAGCGGACTCAACTCCGCCTATCTTTTCGCCGTGCCAGACTGGTCGGAGAGCCGCAACCCGCCGTGCAAACCTTACACCTATGACGACGGGCAACGAGGTTACGTCTTCCCTCGATTCGCCGCACGGATTCTGTGCAGGGTCGCGGACGATGGCCTCGCGGCCGTTGTGCCCGGCACCTACGCCACACTGACGGTGTCCGATGCCGCGATGCCCGGCTATGCCTGGTCAGCCGCCGATAGCGTGCTGATCTGGTCCAGCAGCACACATGAGGTCGGCCATGCCTGCCTGGCTGATGCCAAGCATGTTGGCGGTGTCTGGACGCTGACCCTTGGGCCTCAGAATCAGTTCCGGATTACCCAGAGCGCCCAGAACGTTCACTTTTACCTGATTCGGTGCGGCTATGATTCCGCCTCTTGTTTCTGGAACATGGCCGACTACTTCGACGAGCGAATCCTCGAGAACCTGGAGGCTCGGGGGGCACTGGCCATCGCCTATGCGCACCTCGAGTACTATGCCTACAACCCGAGCATGGAGAGCTACATTGGCTTCACGCCCGCTCGGCTGGCGGCTTCCTACGCAGGATTCCGCCGCCTGGCCGATCGCCACCACTCCGGGCGCATTTTCGTGGCCGGGCTTTCGCGGATGCTGCGTTATAGCCTGGTCCAGAACCAGGTGACATACCGCCTCACCCAGCCCCGAGCCAGCATCTACCGCGTCACCATCGATCCGACCTTCACGGATGGCGTTCTGGGAGTGGTGTCGCTGACTTCGGAGGCGTGTATGGGCTTGACCTTCTACAAGCCGACGGGGCTCGGATTGGAGGTGTACCTTGGCGATCAGCCGCTCGACATCACCCAGAACCCCCCGGACGCGACCGGGGCAGCTTCCTGCACGGTGAACTGGATCCGACTGCATTCCAGTCTGCTGCAGGATGATGAGTGCCCGGATGATCCTGACAAGACCGAACCCGGGGCTTGCGGGTGCGGCGTGTCCGAGGTCGACACGGACGGCGATGGGACGCCCGACTGCGTGGACGAGTGTCCAGCCGATCCGGCTAAGGTTGCACCCGGCCGGTGTGGCTGTGACGTTTCCGACGTCGATACAGACGCTGACGGCACGCCCGACTGCGTAGATGAGTGTCCTGCCGATCCGGCTAAGGTTGCACCCGGCCGATGCGGGTGCGGTGTGTCCGAGGTCGACACGGACGGCGACGGGACGCCCGACTGCGGCGTGTCCGAGGTCGACACGGATGGCGATGGGACGCCCGACTGCGTAGATGAGTGTCCTGCTGATCCGGCCAAAACCGCACCCGGCCAGTGCGGCTGCAACGTGCCCGACGTCGATACCGATGCTGACGGGACGCCCGACTGCGCAGACGAGTGTCCTGCCGATCCGGCCAAGGTTGCACCCGGCCAATGTGGCTGCGATGTGTCCGACGTCGATACCGATGCTGACGGGACGCCCGACTGCGCAGACGAGTGTCCTGCCGATCCGGCCAAGGTTGCGCCCGGCCGGTGTGGCTGTGACGTTTCCGACGTCGATACCGATGCTGACGGGACGCCCGACTGCGCAGACGAGTGTCCTGCCGATCCGGCTAAGGTTGCACCCGGCCAATGCGGCTGCAGCGTATCAGACGAAGACGAAGACGGTGATGGTGTGCCCGACTGCCTTGATGCGTGCCCGAACACGTATCCTTGGGTGAGCGTTGACGCCAATGGCTGTCCTCCCACCGGAATCCAGGATTTCGAACTCTTCGTGGCCTGCTTCTCAGGGCCTGTTATTCCATATCGTGAGAAATGCGCCGATTGGGATTTGGATGTTGACGGCGACGTGGACCAATCCGACTTCGGCATCTTCCAACTGCGGTTTGTACCGCGGCGTCCGCCGGGTGTGTTGTCGGTGGCCGAGTCTGATGGATTCGTCGGTGCGGGCGATCAAGGAGGCCCGTTCGCACCGGCCAGTAAGACCTATACCCTGTCCAACATCGGCGGCCGACCCATCAGCTGGACAGCGGAGAAGACTCAGGCGTGGGTCACCCTTTCGAGAGCCAGCGGCAAGCTTGCCGCTGGGGTTTCGGACATTGTGGAGATCTGGTTCAACGCCGAGGCGAGCCGATTGGCTGCGGGCAGCTACAGCGACACCTTGACTCTGACCAACGCCACGAACGCCCGCGGGAACACGGCGCGTGCCGTGAATCTGACGGTGAATGTCCGCGTCATTCCACCCGGCATGGTGCTGGTTCCAGCCGGCGAGTTCAATTACCAGAACGGACCGCCGATCTACCTTGCGACGTTCTTCATCGATCAATACGAGGTGACCAACGCCTCGTACTGCGAGTTCCTGAACAACGTCGACAAGACGGGGGCCCACTATTACCCCGGTATGAAGATCGACCAGATCGGCTCGAAGGGCAGCTACTCCTACACGGTCAAGGCCGGCAAGGCCAACTACCCGATCCAATGGGTGAGTTACGATGATGCCACCGCTTTCGCCGCGTGGCGGAGTCAGACTGAGGGCCGTGCCTACCGACTGCCGACTGAGCAGGAATGGGAGAAGGCTGCGGGTTGGGATCCGGAGGAGCAGAAGCTCTACAGATACGGCTTCCACCAGGACGTGATCAACTGTCTGTGGTGCAACTACCACCCAGAGGGCGCCGGTGCCTGTGTGGGCGGACCCACTCCCGTGGGCTACTACAACGGAACGAACGGCCGGAATGACGCCAAGAGCTACTATGGCTGCTACGACATGAGTGGAAATGTTCTGGAGTGGACCGAGAGTTGGTATACGGTGGATCAGCTTCGCGTGATCCGCGGTGGTTCGTGGGAATACGCCGCCATGTTCTGCACGGTGGCGGATCGTAACAACACCTCGCCGGCCTGGCGGAATATCACCTCTGGTTTCCGGTTAGTTCTGCCTGCCGAGTGA